From Salvelinus sp. IW2-2015 linkage group LG2, ASM291031v2, whole genome shotgun sequence, one genomic window encodes:
- the LOC111972878 gene encoding transmembrane protein 177-like, with amino-acid sequence MPWLPSGAQIGIPANFNSMLDEPAGITNSTILINGKEVEWNSDIGTALKDALVFSPEAQKFAMVREVARLEVGGPVLNAAVPPFCLAGVMVYRVTLKLVYRVTLKQIFRLHTGLVVFRGVVNIVALEACSLHLQEGRHCVSTQGREDLKWTLEAH; translated from the coding sequence ATGCCCTGGCTTCCCTCTGGTGCCCAGATTGGCATCCCTGCCAACTTTAACAGCATGCTAGACGAACCGGCTGGCATTACCAACAGCACCATTCTCATCAACGGCAAGGAGGTGGAGTGGAACAGTGACATTGGCACTGCCCTTAAGGACGCGCTGGTGTTCTCTCCAGAGGCTCAGAAGTTTGCCATGGTACGGGAGGTAGCTCGTCTGGAGGTGGGCGGACCCGTGCTGAATGCGGCTGTACCGCCGTTCTGCTTGGCAGGGGTGATGGTCTACAGGGTGACCCTGAAGCTGGTCTACAGGGTGACCCTGAAGCAGATCTTCAGGCTGCACACTGGGCTTGTGGTCTTCAGGGGCGTAGTTAACATAGTGGCATTAGAAGCATGCTCCCTACACCTCCAGGAGGGACGGCATTGTGTGTCTACTCAAGGAAGAGAAGACCTAAAATGGACATTGGAAGCCCACTAA